The sequence TAGAACATAATGCATCTTTGACTCTCTTTTGGATTTGGTATGCTTTTAGTGAGCTTTAGCACATCTACAAGACTTATGGACTATAATTACAAGGGAATTCAGGTAATAGACACATCAGTTATAGGTAACGTGCCTAAACCGGACAATTGCATAAAGAATTTCAACATGCTCGGCACTTCAGCGGACTTATCAATAAGCATCAAATAATATGAACATTTAATCCTGGCCCTCAGATCTCAGACTGCAAAAGTAACTATCAATTTAAAAATGCGTGTTGAGACGGAGAGAGAATTATATTGTGGTCTCACATCCAAGGGTAAGTAGCTTCTTGAAGTCATGTCACATCTCATACCACAGTTGAGAAGCTGCCCATAAACAGAACTTTTCCCTGTGCATAAATGGAAGAAAGCATCCAAAGTTTTGCACAGACCATTCTTCAGAGTAGACACATTGCTGCAACCGATTTTCTAGAAATCAACAAAAACTGAGGAGTTGGAGAAAAACTTCAAGTAAATAATGCCAACATAGACATACGTACCAGTATGCGTGCGGATGTGAGCAAGAAATGCTAGCGAATTGCTGCTCTTGCAGACCTTGCCACAATATTTGCAAACATTGCCTTGATTCTCCTGCCGCTCACAGTTTATCTGTTCTGTGTCTTCCACAATGTACTTGTTCACTTTCCTCAGCATTTCCTCATGCTTCTGCTTGATGTGCACAAAGAGGTCCTGCTCTGAATCAAAGGCTGTGCTGCATTTGACGCATTTGAAGGTGGCGCCGCCTTCTGGCAACTCTTCGATGCTTTCCTGTTCCATTCGCTGGTGGCCCACACTGGCTAAATGCTGGTACAAGTTACTCTCTGTGTAAAATGACTTGCCGCACAGCAAGCAGTGGAAATGCTTTTCTGCAGAAGGATGCTTCATGGCAATGTGAACATTCAACCCATTTACACCATCGGCCAGGAACCCACAGTCCTCACAACGAATGCGTTTGGAATCATGAAACAAGGATCCTACGGTTTtcctcttcctcacaacttgcaaaGTATCAGTCTTGTAGACTGCAACTGCCCACTCATTGGGCGAGATTCTATCGGCTCCCTGGCTATCTTCACTGTTATCAGTGCACTCGGATTTTTCAGTGCATGACTTGTTCTTTAATTTTACTATGGAAGCATCAAATTCAAAATATTTTTGCAATCCCTTAACCTGGAGATCAAGTTTTGTAAGGCCGTCACTGGTACTCTCAGTTACATCTAAGGCACTGCTTTCCATTTCTTGGCTCATTTCATTTGTACTTTTCGTATCCCAGTTCTTCTCCCTTAGCACTGCTTCCACTTTATTTTGGGCATCTAAAAGAGCCTCATCCACTCCAAGATCTTGTTGGGGTTCAGCGTCATCCTGCCCAGCCACCTCTGCCGTAGTTGTCGCTATGATGCCTTCATAATTGCTGTCAATTTGTTGTACAAGGTTAACTTGGATGGGCTCTGAATTCTCAGGCTGCTGAGGATGTCCATCTTCTACAGCACCATCTTCACCACCTTCCGAGAGGGCCGAAAGTTCTTTCACTTTTTTTTCTTCTGCCAAACCACTGTAATTCAGCTGGTTTTCATTTGAATCATTCGTCTCATTTGATGTGCTATCCAAGTTACAGCTCATTTCCTTTGCCACCTCAGCTGGTTTAACATTCTGTTCTTCTTTCCGCCTCTCGTCTGCCTGGGAATCCTCTTCGGTCAGAGAAGCTTCAACACTTAAATCAATATTATTATTCTTCACAGTGGTTTTCTGTGATGTGACAACGTCTACACAGCAGTTAGTTGAACCTTCCTCAATGGGTGCCTCAGCCATCTGATTTTGGGTTGTTTCCAGTGCAGGATGACTCTTGGTGTCTAAAGATGCATTTGCGTGTGCAGTATTTGCCTCCAATATTCCAGAATCAGCTTCAGAGGAAATTTCTGAATGGCACGCTGTTAGCAGAGTCTGAATACTTTCTTCTTCTTTATCCATTTCATTCTGCAAGGATTTTTCCTCATTTTCTGCCGTCTCAAATGCTGCTATTGTCTCTTTATTTGCAGTGGCTACTTCAGCGCTTTCTAGTGTTTTCTCAGATTCAATGAGGTGTAAAGCAAATTCCTGGATGGTTTCTTGAGGAATTTTTGAAGCTTCCCCCTCTACATTCAAGCTCTCGTTATCCAGATGATCCTCACTCCCTTCTTTCTGGCTTCCATTCTGTGGTGCATTGGTCACCGTTGTACTGGATTCATGCCCTTTACCCGGATTTAATTTGAGGTAGGACTGACTTTTAAGCTTATGTTTCTCTGTAAATGCATGTCTCATCATTTCACGCCGAGTGACCGCGTAGTAATCACACGCCATACAATAGTAATCAAAATCTTTAGTATGCTTACGTTTCACATGCAACTCAAGATTAGCAAGGGAGTAAGCCACAAAGCCACAGTACACACAAGTAGTAGCATGGTTTCCTTTCAGTCCCTTTGAATTGGATGAACTATCATCTTGTGCTGTATTATTTGGTTCCACGTCAAGAACTGCCACTACGTCTTTTTGATTTCCCGTGTCCTGTTGATTTTGTGCTGAAAGAAGACTCTCTAAATTTACCCGAGTGCAGTTCTCGGTGCTCCCGGACTGGTTCTCTGCATCAGGAGTCTCTGGTTCCAAAGCTTTGCAGCCCTTTTCAACACTGTTTCCAACAGCAGCGTCAGACTCAATCACTCGTGGGTTACCCTTATTTGGGGATGTAGTAATTTTTCTGCAGACTTCAACAGCCTTTGAGACATCAGCACGATTTTTGTGTTTCTTGGTGTTGCAATGGCGATCCATGTCTCCTTTGGTGACAGTGTAGTAGTTACAGGCCTTGCAGAAGTAGCTGTATTGATAACTGTGTTTCCGCTTTATATGAATGTTCAGGTTTGTAACACTGGAGGCCAACAGACCACAATAAGGGCAAGTTCTAGAAATAGTCCCTTTGGGGCGCCCTCTTTTAACACTTTCTGCTGATTGAATATCACTGTTTTTTTGTATGTTTTCCACATTGCTTACATCACCTTCTGATATTTCCCAAGTTACAACAAATTCCCCTTTGGGTTTGGATGGCTCAAGCACCTGAACACGGCCTTTATCGATTTCAGTATTAACATTCCCTAATGCCCCCGGAGTCTTCATAGCTTTTTGAACATCCTGAACCCCAACAGACACTTCTTCCACACACTCCTCCACCGATGGGCCAAGATTTCTTTTCTTAGCATTCTCAATGTGTCTACTCCGTTTAATATGCTTTTCCATGGCTTCCTTGCTAATCGTGTAGAGGCTACACACTTTACAAAGGAAGTGATATTCTTGTGCATGTCtaagtcttatatgtttcaaaagcaCTGCCGCTGATCTAGCTCTATAAAAGCAGTTTTTGCACTGTAATTGTGGTCTGCTGTATGTTGAGCGTCTCAATATATTTCCTGCAATTACTCTTGCAATGGAAGGCTTCTGAGGATCTTTTAACAAAGGGTTTGCTCTTGGTACTGTAGGTTCTTCATTTCTATTTGATGAAGAGATTTTATTTAGCTCTTGTTCTCTCTGCTGCAGCCTTTCAGTTTGCTCAACAGTGGTATCTTTCTGCTGCGGGAGTATATTTCTTGTATGCTGCTCTGTACCCACGTGGTCCGCTAGATCTTCTTCAGATACAAAGTGCAGTTTGCAAGGCCAGCAATAAAAAGCCATTTTGTGTTCTTGGTTCATGTGATCCTTAAGAGTTCCTTCATCCGAGATCACAAAGGCACAGAGCTGACAGGCAATCTTGGAGAAGTTCATTTGATGCCTGTTGCTTTGACAATGTTTTTCAAAGTCGCCCTTTGTAACACAGGCATAGCCACACGGTTGACAGTGAAACTCCATTTCTTTTGTGTGACGCCTCTTGACATGCACCTCTAAGCCCTTTCGATTCTGAAATAAATGGCCACAGTAGGAGCAAGTGCGAAGGGCTTTACGGTCGGCAGGGCTCAGCTTCGATTCAGGATTCTCAACTTTGGAGGTTTTGTTATTTGCTAGATTAGCAGATGGGGACTCAAGGTTTTGATCACCTGAAGTACTTTCAGTGCGGTTTTTAACCAATGCTGATGGGTGAGGAACTTCTGATGGGGTTGATTCCCCTTCTTGATTGCCACTTGAGCAACTTATTTTAGATGCATTCTCATCCTCTAAGTTTGTATCAATGGATGAGTTTGCATCACAACTTCCATCTTGGTTCTCAGGTTTTCCTTCAAGGTGATCTGATTTTTGGACAATCGCTTTACTGACTGGTTTTACACCATGATTCCTCCTTCCAGGAATCCTGCCTCTACCTCGTTGCACTTCAGGAAAATCTTCTCTCCTGTGAATAAGCCGGCCTCTACTATGATTGTTATCCATCGCCAAAGAGTTAGCTCTTCCTCGAAGCTTTCTTGGAGCCCTTCGGTTCCCCGCTTTTTCCTTGGAAAATCTGCTTCTTGTACTCCGAATCTGTTCGGAACCATCTTTGCCACGCGCACTGCGCAGTCTCAGGCTGACAACATCACCTTTATCAAAGCGCCTTAGTCTTTGATTACTGATTTTTTCTTGGGGAAGATTAGTTGGTTCCTTTACACTTCTTGAAGTTGTTCTGGGAGATGCCTTTCTAACACTACAATCATTAAGCTCCGTTTGTTCATTTGCCATTGGCACCTTTTCACTGGTTACATTTTCTGCACAGAGATCATTACCAATGCTCTTAGATTTCTCTAAACCCTCAATGCTTTTAGCATCCTTCTGGGAAAAACTTGTGCTCCTCGTTCTTCTCAAATTTTCAGGCCTCTTGCCCAAGCTCAGCTCTTCATTGTTTATGTGTTTTGTGCTCTCTACTTTGTCTTTTGCATCATATTTACCAGAAAGCCTCTTTTTGGAGAGCAAATGTATGTACCCACCCCGCGCAGCGAGGTTCTTACGGCGAAGGTGAGTCTTCCCACGACAGTGGGTTTTCAGCAGGTTTTCATCGTAACACTGGTAGCCACACAGGTCACAACTTAGTTTTTCTTCTTGTACATGCTTGTGCTTGAGATGTGTTTGCAAAGATGCTGCACTCTCAGCCTTGAATTTGCACTGAGGGCAAATGTGTGCCTTGGATCGTTTGGAATGATTTTCTTTTATGTGTTTGTCCAAGTCATAGCGTGAAGGCAGTAACTGGCCACAGAGCCTGCAGTTAAATCCTTCCTTTGCACTTGTATCTTTACTTGTGCTTTTTGCTTGCTTTTTATGGAGAACTGAAGAAATATGCTTTCTGTAGCTCTCCTTGGATGGGCTAGTAATGTTACAAATATCACAAACAAAATACTTGTCATTGAAGTGGTGCTGCTTTACGTGAGCTTTTAGTGCAGTGTTATTTTTCGCTGTAAAGTTACAAGAAGGGCAAGGCAAAGCTGCTCCACCTTTGACCTTCTTAGTTCTAAGCTGACAATCTCCTGATTGCCCTTCAAGCTGTGCATTGGCTTTCTTCATGGCATTTTGCACGTGCTTGGTTTCTGTCTGTGCTGGCTGTTCGTCAGGTGCCAAAGCAGAGACTTCAGCAGCCACAATATTCCCACTACCTTGAGGTTGTTCCAAAGTATCACGTTTCTGTCTTTTGGCCGGAGGGACCCCATCATAGAGACTCTTGCCACCCACTACTCCACCACGGGCCGCCTTTATTTCCAAGGCAGCACTTGCGTTCGAGTCCTTAGTGTTCTCTGGCTCCCCACTTGCTTTTCGTCTGCAACGTCCAATCGGCTTGGTCTGTGCATTTTGTCCGAGCGCAGGTGCCGCTCCGGTTCTCCCGCTTTGCTCTTCGTTGGCTGGCAACTCAACGGAGTCATGCTTGGAATCTATGGATTGTTCATTTAAATCCATTGCTGCGGCTTACAATCCTGGCATTTCATGTTGTTGGCAGAGGAAGGTCAGTTGAACAGAACAGCTCTCTCCATTCCCTGTGGCCCTAAATACAACAGAGAAAAAAAATTAACGCTATTATCATTCCAAAGTATTCAACAGAGAAAAACTATACAACGTACAGACTACCCGAACAAAGAAGAAAAATGGAAACAGTAAATTTAAGAGAGTCTCTTTTTATAATGGGGTGGCGGCATTTTTAATGTACAGAAATGTTACCATTTTGTTCAGTAATCTTTCTCATTATTCCAATGCTCTACATCGGATACACAGCAAAAATGCTTTAAATCATTATTATACCGTATATTATTGAACGTGCATTCAAAAGAAAAATAttaatgcattttggtagaaaaTGACAATAAATGGGCTCCACTGTGTATCCTTCTGCGCGTGAGTGTCTTCACATATACTGCAATAGCATGTAATTATTGCAAAGTATATAATTGTTAAATTCTGAAGTAAAAAATTATAGGTTGTCAAAAGATTCAAAAAAGAAATCCAACAACAGAGGAGAAGGGAGCTGGTTACTCCCTGGCTACCTATATAATACAATATTTATACAAGTGAGCCCTGCTGCGTAACTGTGAGGATGTCCGGTATAATGCACCCATACAATTATCATACAATATTGAGCCAGTCTGCACTTTTACGAAACGAGAGGCAAAAGACTGCCCAATAATCAGTCTATACAAGAGCACCTCATATTATCTATGAGTACTGCAAAATGACTGTGCAATCCTCTGGTATCTTCCCTCcacggccttgctcctccctatctctaattttTCCCCAGCCCCACATCCCTGAGctatctgtgctcttctaattccgGCCTCGAGCATTCCCGAttgtaatcgctccaccactggcggccgtgcctacaGCTacctaggcctcaagctctggaattctctccctaaacctctttgctcttcacctctctctcctcctttaagatgctccttaaaatctacctctaaccaagcttttggccacctgtcctattaTGCCCTTATGTTGCTCAATGTCATACATTGTTTTATaacctctgtaaaaaaaaaaacgcCTTGGGGCGAtttattactttaaatgtgttatgTAAATACAAGCAGTTGTTGGTGTTGGTTTAATGATGGAGCAACTGAGGAAGCTTAGATAAATCAAAGAATGAAACTTGAGGTAATTACCTTTCATTCCCCCAGTAAAAAGATGAACAGTAAAATCAAGGCCCCTTGGATTTTTTCCCCATCGGCCACTCCTGCACAATGGAATCAAGTAAATAATGGTCAGCAACCCATATTTTACTGCCATCTGAAAATCAATTCAGAACCTGTACAGGATAAGGCCACAATTAAGCTGCAAGCATCAACAGCAACAGGTATAGTTAGATGCAAAAGGGTTTCTTGCAGTTGATGTGGAATATACTGATACTTTTAATACAGTATCAAATGTTTGATGTCCTCCAATTATGAGACTAAACATGTACACAACTGGAAAGAAAGGCTCCTTATAGAACACAGCAACAAGAAAACTGCCCAAAGGTGATCTTATATAATACAGTAAGGGATCATTGGTGTTTTGTCTACAATCTCTTGAAGGGGCAGAAGCTGGGTTGGTGAGCTAGCCATGGCATGGGGGAGGGGAATATAATCAGCAATGTTGGTATGATTAAGTTGCAACAAATCAAcatcaattttcacacagcaaagtaCTGTTATCCAAAAAGGCTAAAAATGAATGGACACTATGACTGCTGTTCATCATTCACTTTGACAAGCTTTTAACAATTTAAAATTATCAGCAGCAATTTGCAATATTTTAAAGAAAAATGCTTTATTTAATAAATG comes from Heterodontus francisci isolate sHetFra1 chromosome 5, sHetFra1.hap1, whole genome shotgun sequence and encodes:
- the znf407 gene encoding zinc finger protein 407, producing the protein MDLNEQSIDSKHDSVELPANEEQSGRTGAAPALGQNAQTKPIGRCRRKASGEPENTKDSNASAALEIKAARGGVVGGKSLYDGVPPAKRQKRDTLEQPQGSGNIVAAEVSALAPDEQPAQTETKHVQNAMKKANAQLEGQSGDCQLRTKKVKGGAALPCPSCNFTAKNNTALKAHVKQHHFNDKYFVCDICNITSPSKESYRKHISSVLHKKQAKSTSKDTSAKEGFNCRLCGQLLPSRYDLDKHIKENHSKRSKAHICPQCKFKAESAASLQTHLKHKHVQEEKLSCDLCGYQCYDENLLKTHCRGKTHLRRKNLAARGGYIHLLSKKRLSGKYDAKDKVESTKHINNEELSLGKRPENLRRTRSTSFSQKDAKSIEGLEKSKSIGNDLCAENVTSEKVPMANEQTELNDCSVRKASPRTTSRSVKEPTNLPQEKISNQRLRRFDKGDVVSLRLRSARGKDGSEQIRSTRSRFSKEKAGNRRAPRKLRGRANSLAMDNNHSRGRLIHRREDFPEVQRGRGRIPGRRNHGVKPVSKAIVQKSDHLEGKPENQDGSCDANSSIDTNLEDENASKISCSSGNQEGESTPSEVPHPSALVKNRTESTSGDQNLESPSANLANNKTSKVENPESKLSPADRKALRTCSYCGHLFQNRKGLEVHVKRRHTKEMEFHCQPCGYACVTKGDFEKHCQSNRHQMNFSKIACQLCAFVISDEGTLKDHMNQEHKMAFYCWPCKLHFVSEEDLADHVGTEQHTRNILPQQKDTTVEQTERLQQREQELNKISSSNRNEEPTVPRANPLLKDPQKPSIARVIAGNILRRSTYSRPQLQCKNCFYRARSAAVLLKHIRLRHAQEYHFLCKVCSLYTISKEAMEKHIKRSRHIENAKKRNLGPSVEECVEEVSVGVQDVQKAMKTPGALGNVNTEIDKGRVQVLEPSKPKGEFVVTWEISEGDVSNVENIQKNSDIQSAESVKRGRPKGTISRTCPYCGLLASSVTNLNIHIKRKHSYQYSYFCKACNYYTVTKGDMDRHCNTKKHKNRADVSKAVEVCRKITTSPNKGNPRVIESDAAVGNSVEKGCKALEPETPDAENQSGSTENCTRVNLESLLSAQNQQDTGNQKDVVAVLDVEPNNTAQDDSSSNSKGLKGNHATTCVYCGFVAYSLANLELHVKRKHTKDFDYYCMACDYYAVTRREMMRHAFTEKHKLKSQSYLKLNPGKGHESSTTVTNAPQNGSQKEGSEDHLDNESLNVEGEASKIPQETIQEFALHLIESEKTLESAEVATANKETIAAFETAENEEKSLQNEMDKEEESIQTLLTACHSEISSEADSGILEANTAHANASLDTKSHPALETTQNQMAEAPIEEGSTNCCVDVVTSQKTTVKNNNIDLSVEASLTEEDSQADERRKEEQNVKPAEVAKEMSCNLDSTSNETNDSNENQLNYSGLAEEKKVKELSALSEGGEDGAVEDGHPQQPENSEPIQVNLVQQIDSNYEGIIATTTAEVAGQDDAEPQQDLGVDEALLDAQNKVEAVLREKNWDTKSTNEMSQEMESSALDVTESTSDGLTKLDLQVKGLQKYFEFDASIVKLKNKSCTEKSECTDNSEDSQGADRISPNEWAVAVYKTDTLQVVRKRKTVGSLFHDSKRIRCEDCGFLADGVNGLNVHIAMKHPSAEKHFHCLLCGKSFYTESNLYQHLASVGHQRMEQESIEELPEGGATFKCVKCSTAFDSEQDLFVHIKQKHEEMLRKVNKYIVEDTEQINCERQENQGNVCKYCGKVCKSSNSLAFLAHIRTHTGSKPFRCTLCNFATAQLGDARNHVKRHLGVREYKCHICGWAFVMKKHLSTHLLGKHSIGTPKERKFVCEICDRTFTEKWALTNHKKLHMGQKPFKCTWLTCHYSFLTASAMRDHFRTHTGEKTFQCDLCGFAGGTRHALTKHRRQHTGEKPFKCDQCNFASTTQSHLTRHRRVHTGEKPYKCPWCEYRSNCAENIRKHILHTGKHEGVRMYNCPKCEYGTNIPLEFRNHLKEHHPDIENPDLAYLHAGIVSKAYECRLKGQGAQFVETSVPFNTPQSVDSAEVTGDTLDGCTEQQEPTESIGQVIIIQGYQDGYGEGTSIDASVEATAAATLQTLAMAGQMAQVAEVMHITEDGQLIATTLSAAHVGSMVPGQILTRQLTSGATQVVVVESPAEERDVSETTVAMETLVDSNHIIEQVVTQEESAMHAAETPTALDALLCAVTELGAIEARSTEQAGGEPNQEGTYSVSSVIEEVISVPSESMCGAMEVFHKEQTNHEATEAVGMVSNIEQPASVTMAQQGSQVTFSDMVQEVLQFAMCDMRTTSHIVKDGITQVIVTEEGATHMVEGASQIIMQEGEEQTITTNGHPVQLIDTSGEISQVIVTEELAQAMVQEATGHMSEEATHVIVTELPHSLVNGDHSRTVTEVYPHGVMELISEDVSSSSHPVTTIALAECYTEGRSEIVMTELSAAEEQEMEVGGIQEA